The uncultured Paludibaculum sp. sequence GCTGATCGCTGACAGCTGACGACTGATCGCTGACCGCTTCTTCAATGAGTGTACTGCCCATCGGCCGGAAGAACCCACCTCGTCGACACGCCGCAACAATCGGAACTGCGCCCCCACCATTCCCCCCAGCAACGCTGGGGGCCCCTTCCAACGGCGGCGACGCCCGACCTAACCCCAATTGCAGATCTCTCGAGGCCAACGCCGCCGACCGACCAGGTGGGGGCGTGTCATGAGAAGGCATCATCCGTCAGCTCAAACCAAACACCGCGGGCGCGAACCTGAGTGCTGATCGCTGACAGCTGACGACTGATCGCTGACCGCTTCTTCAGTGAGTGTACTGCCCATCGGCCGGAAGAACCCACCTCGTCGACACGCCGCAACAATCGGAACTGCGCCCCCACCATTCCCCCCAGCAACGCTGGGGGCCCCTTCCAACGGCGGCGACGCCCGACCTAACCCCAATTGCAGATCTCTCGAGGCCAACGCCGCCGACCGACCAGGTGGGGGCGTGTCATGAGAAGGCATCATCCGTCAGCTCAAACCAAACACCGCGGGCGCGAAGCTGACAGCTTACATGGACGCTTACATGAGCGCCTACCCCCGATACGTGTGCGAACTTCCGAAACCACGTGCTCACCGCCGGCGCTGCCAGCGCCGCCGCCAACTTACTGAGCTCACGCACCCGCAAGACGAAAGGATATTTGCGGCACAGCCATCAGCGTCCAGCGCTCAGCCGTCAGCGACACCGGCGCGGGCTGATTGCTGAATGCTGATCGCTGACAGCTTACATGAACGCTGACCGCCGACACGTGTGCGACTTCCGAAACCATGTACTCACCGCGCGCCCCGCGCCGCCGCCAACTTACTGAGCTCACGCACCCGCAAGACCGAATTATGCGTCGGCCCGAATGCGTCATGGAACAGTCGCTCCGCCCGGTTCAGATCAACCAGTGCCTCGTCAACACGCCCCGACTCCAACAACGCGGAGCCTCTCACCTCCAGCAGGGATCCATACCCGGCCCCACGCGGGTCCAGGGACTGGCCAAGGACTTGCCGAGCCCGATCGGCGCTCGCCAGGGCGGACCTTACCTGCCCTGCGCGCAACTGCAGACGGGCCAGACGAATCAGGTCGGCCCCTACGACACGAGCGGAAGGACCAAACAGGGCCGTGGCATCGTCGATCGCGCGGCTGGTCTCGTCGATGGCCCGCGGCAGCTCACCGGTCGCAGCCAGAGCCTGAGCCCGCGCGACTCGCGCCTTCAATACGTTGGCATGCGTGTAGCTCCCGCCGTAGGCCTCGAGCGCGCGCGCCACCGAGGTTTCTCCCGTCTGCCTCGCCGCTGCTGCCTCGCCGCGCGCCAACTGTGCGTAGCAGACGTCAACCAGTGCGAGAACCACCTGGTTATGGTGAGGATGGAGCCGTGTCTTTGCGATCCGCAGAGCCTCCTGCGCGGCCGATTCCGCAAGCGCGTAGTCTCCGGCCTCCAAAGCCGCGCCCGACCGGATTCGATGCGCGCCAGCCAGATCCTCCGGCAATGTGGCCGGGGATCGCGACATGTCCTCCAGCAGCGGACCGATCTCCGCTCGAACCTCCGCGATCTGGCCTCGGAAATAGCGGATCCATTGCTTCAGCAGCCGTGCCCGCAACGCCATGGGATGTCCGCTGGCCAGTGCTGCGGCATCCTGAAGGGCGCGGTCGATGACTGCTTCCGACTCTCGGATCTCGTGCTGGCTCAGCAGGCCGGCGCCCACGATATCGAGCACCTCCACGCGGCTCGCCGTGTCGGGTAGGGTCCGATCCGAAGCGCGAGCGTCCGCGTTCCGCAGCAGATCGAGCGCCGACCGGGGCTTGCCCGAGCCCCAATAGGAATGCGCGTCCAGCAGAATCGAAATCAGAAACGCCTTCGTGCTTTCCGCGCGTTCCTTCTGGGCGAGCGCGATCCGAACCTCCCACGCGATGGCGACCCCGGCCGCCAATAGAACGGTAACAACGGCCGACGCGGCCACGACGCCAATCCGATGGCGGCGCGCAAACTTCGCCAGGCGATACCACCGGCTGTCCGGCCGCGCCAAAACAGGACGGTTCTTCAGGCAGCGGCGGACATCATCCGCGAAGGCTTCCACGGTTGGATATCGCTCGGCCACGTCCTTCTTCAGCGCCTTCAGGAGAATCGTGTCGAGGTCGCCCCGAATCGCGCGCCGCTCGGATGCGCCGGTCACCACTTCGCTCGGCCTTCGCGGCTCTTCCGTCAGAACCGCGTCCTCCAACGCAGCCCGTGATGGACGCTTGTGCCGGTAGGGCAGCGTGCCCGCGAGCATCTCATACAGCACCACCCCGAGCGAATAGACATCGGAAGCCACGGTAAGCGGCTGGCCGAGTACCTGTTCCGGCGATGCATAGTCGAGCGTGAGGGCGGCCGCCGAGTTGCGAGTGAGTTCCGTCTCGCGCGTCACGCCATCCTCAAGGAGCTTGGCGATTCCGAAGTCAAGAACGCGAATACCGCCCGATTCGGTGACCAGGATGTTCGAGGGCTTGAGGTCCCGATGCAGGATCAGGTTGTTATGTGCGTAATTGACGGCGGTGGCGACTTCAAGGAACAATTCCAGCCGCGACGCAACACTGAGCTTCCTCTGCCTGCAATAGCTGCTGATCGGGAGGCCGTCGACATACTCCAGCGCCAGGTAAGGTCGCCCATCGGGTGTGATCCCGGCCTCGCAGAGTCGAGCGATGTTGGGGTGTCGCAAGGTCAACAGGACTTCGCGTTCGCGGACGATTCGCTCCATCAGGACTCGTGGCGAACCTCGGAACGGCAGTTTGATGGCAACCGGAGCAGCGGCCCCCCCGTCGCCGCGCTCCGCCAGCCAGACAGAACCCATGCCACCCTCTCCGATCTTCCGCACCAGGCGCCACGCTCCAATCGAATCTCCAGCAAGCTGTTCAGATGTCTCTCCGGAGTCATCCAGCCCGTGTGGCGCGCGTCCGTCGCCGTCTCGGTTGAGCGCAGCCGCGAGAAGTCCGCCGGCGATCCGGTCAAATTGATCTTCCTCGGCCCCCTCGGCGCGCGCATGGGCCGCCAGCAGCCTGGCCAGTCGAGATAGTAACTGCGTATCGGTTCCGCAGGCCGATTTGAGGTACGCCGCCCGGCGGCCCGGCGGCAGGGCGACGCATTGATTGAATAAGTCCTGCTCCCGGCCATTCACTGGGGGCATGGTGCGGCCTCGATGCGCCTCAGGCATTCATATAGTCGTACAGCCACGCGCGCGCATAGGTCCAACGCCGCTTGGCCGTGGCGAGCGAGCAGCCCATGAGATCGGCGACCTCGGCGAGGCTGCGCCCGCCGAAGTACCGAAGTTCCATGACGCGCAGTAGTTCGGCGTCCACACGCCCCAGCGCCGTGAGGGCTTCGTCCAGGCGGTCGATATCGACGCTCGCGCCGCCGCCGGGTAGATCGTCTAGGTCCATTTCGACGAAGGCCCCGGCCCGCTTCTGGGCCGACTTCTGACGGCCATAGGCCACCAGAACCTGTCGCATCGCGCGAGCGGCCGCTCCGAAGAAATGAGCTCTACTTGCCCACCGGCCATCGCCGCTGGCCAGCTTCAGATACATTTCATTGACAAGCGCGGTAGGTTGCAGCGTGTGGCCGCTGCGCTGTGTGCGCATCATCGACGCGGCGATCTTGCGCAATTCCAGATATGCATGCGACACAAGTTGCTCGAAGGCGACGGTGTCTCCGCCATTTAACCGCTCGAGAAGAACGGAAAACTGCTGTGATCCCATCCCGGCCCCTCCCGGTTCCGGATCGTTCCAGAAGTCGAGACTCAGAATATCAGAAAAATGCACGGAACCGCGTCGTAGCGGCGTAAAAGCGGAGCAATCCGCCACGCCCAGGCCGCGTAGACGTCGATGGTCACTCGAAAACCGGCCATGTGTAGCCCCGTCGACTCCGTAGAACGCGCTCAGCAGAAGGGAGTCGAACGGGTCAATCCTTCACGCGCACGGATGAATACTGTCCCAATTCGCCGTTTCGTCGCCGACATACGCATTCCGGCCGGTATTTGATGGCAGGTTTGCCACGAAGCCCTGCATGGCCCTGATGGCCACCAAAGCGAATGAAGCCGCAACGAACCACGACCGTGAGGGAGCCAACCATGGCCCCCCGGGCCGCAAAAGTGGATGAAGCCGCGCTGCGAAC is a genomic window containing:
- a CDS encoding ECF-type sigma factor; translation: MGSQQFSVLLERLNGGDTVAFEQLVSHAYLELRKIAASMMRTQRSGHTLQPTALVNEMYLKLASGDGRWASRAHFFGAAARAMRQVLVAYGRQKSAQKRAGAFVEMDLDDLPGGGASVDIDRLDEALTALGRVDAELLRVMELRYFGGRSLAEVADLMGCSLATAKRRWTYARAWLYDYMNA
- a CDS encoding protein kinase, whose translation is MPPVNGREQDLFNQCVALPPGRRAAYLKSACGTDTQLLSRLARLLAAHARAEGAEEDQFDRIAGGLLAAALNRDGDGRAPHGLDDSGETSEQLAGDSIGAWRLVRKIGEGGMGSVWLAERGDGGAAAPVAIKLPFRGSPRVLMERIVREREVLLTLRHPNIARLCEAGITPDGRPYLALEYVDGLPISSYCRQRKLSVASRLELFLEVATAVNYAHNNLILHRDLKPSNILVTESGGIRVLDFGIAKLLEDGVTRETELTRNSAAALTLDYASPEQVLGQPLTVASDVYSLGVVLYEMLAGTLPYRHKRPSRAALEDAVLTEEPRRPSEVVTGASERRAIRGDLDTILLKALKKDVAERYPTVEAFADDVRRCLKNRPVLARPDSRWYRLAKFARRHRIGVVAASAVVTVLLAAGVAIAWEVRIALAQKERAESTKAFLISILLDAHSYWGSGKPRSALDLLRNADARASDRTLPDTASRVEVLDIVGAGLLSQHEIRESEAVIDRALQDAAALASGHPMALRARLLKQWIRYFRGQIAEVRAEIGPLLEDMSRSPATLPEDLAGAHRIRSGAALEAGDYALAESAAQEALRIAKTRLHPHHNQVVLALVDVCYAQLARGEAAAARQTGETSVARALEAYGGSYTHANVLKARVARAQALAATGELPRAIDETSRAIDDATALFGPSARVVGADLIRLARLQLRAGQVRSALASADRARQVLGQSLDPRGAGYGSLLEVRGSALLESGRVDEALVDLNRAERLFHDAFGPTHNSVLRVRELSKLAAARGAR